The following coding sequences are from one Candidatus Eisenbacteria bacterium window:
- the atpG gene encoding ATP synthase F1 subunit gamma → MASIKDIRRRIRSVQSTQQITKAMEMVAAAKLRRAQERSLSARPYAERMSAILASLSGTAAAHAHPLFGSKGDGRRTIVVIASDKGLCGAFNSNLFRFAENEIGGVDRGRTNLICVGKRACDHFGRRQWTGSIRLPELGDQVDLGKAAHLARHLIDLFAQGGTDKVDFIYTRFITTGSRRILQETFLPVASPAEGRAGPREYIFEPSAAAVLGDLLPRYVQTRVFAAMADSIASEHAARLISMSAANKNAGDMITALTQIRNKLRQGAITKELSELVGGAEALK, encoded by the coding sequence ATGGCCAGCATCAAGGACATACGCCGCCGGATCCGTTCGGTCCAGAGCACGCAGCAGATCACCAAGGCGATGGAGATGGTCGCGGCGGCGAAGCTGCGCCGGGCCCAGGAGCGCAGCCTCTCGGCGCGGCCTTACGCGGAGCGGATGAGCGCGATTCTGGCGAGCCTGTCGGGCACGGCCGCCGCGCATGCCCACCCGCTGTTCGGGAGCAAAGGGGATGGGCGGCGGACGATCGTGGTCATCGCCTCGGACAAGGGCCTCTGCGGCGCGTTCAACTCGAACCTGTTCCGCTTCGCGGAGAACGAGATCGGAGGGGTCGACCGGGGCCGAACCAACCTCATATGCGTGGGCAAGCGCGCCTGCGACCACTTCGGGAGGCGACAGTGGACGGGATCGATTCGCCTTCCGGAGCTGGGGGACCAGGTCGATCTCGGCAAGGCGGCTCATCTCGCCCGGCATCTGATCGACCTCTTCGCCCAGGGGGGGACCGACAAGGTCGACTTCATCTACACGCGCTTCATCACGACCGGGAGCCGCCGCATCTTGCAGGAGACATTCCTTCCGGTGGCTTCACCTGCCGAGGGGCGGGCTGGGCCTCGGGAGTACATCTTCGAGCCTTCGGCCGCCGCGGTGCTCGGGGATCTCTTGCCGCGGTACGTGCAGACGCGCGTCTTCGCGGCGATGGCTGACTCGATCGCGAGCGAGCATGCCGCCCGCTTGATCTCGATGAGCGCGGCCAACAAGAACGCTGGCGACATGATCACCGCTCTCACTCAGATCCGGAACAAGCTCCGCCAGGGGGCGATCACCAAGGAGCTGTCCGAGCTGGTTGGAGGCGCGGAGGCGCTCAAGTAG